From Geotalea uraniireducens Rf4:
GCTACTTGCAATGGTGGGTGGCGTCCTCTTTGCCCTGATTGCAGGTAAAAATGATCCAGGTTTCGTTCACAACGGCGCCCTTGCCGGTCTCATAGCTGTCTGCGCCGGTAGCGATATCATGCATCCCCTGGCCGCTTTCGTAACCGGTGGTATCGCTTCAATCATTTTTGTTTACGGTTTTCATATTGAACAGGAAAAACTTAAAATTGACGATGTACTTGGCGTCTGGCCTCTGCATGGCGTTATCGGCTCCTGGGGAGGTATTGCTGCAGGCATCTTCGGTCAAAAGGCGCTGGGAGGAATGGGAGGAGTCACCTTCATCTCGCAACTGACCGGAAGCCTCGTTGCCGTTGTTTTTGCCTTGGTCAATGGATTCCTTGTTTATGGCATCCTCTCTAAAACAGTCGGTATCAGACTGGCGGAAGAAGAAGAATTTGCCGGGGCGGATCTCAGCATTCACAGTATCGGAGCTTATCCCGAAGAGCATGTCAGATAATTCTCAACATATATCAATGCTTACAAAAGGCCCAAATACTGGGCCTTTTTGATTTTTTGCTTTACAGTTTGATATATAGGCCGATATAAATACTGTAACGCACATTTTCTAACGAGTTATGGACATAAGGCCATGAAAAAACATTTGGGAGATTTATTGGTAGAAGCCGGGATTATTACGGTTAAGACCCTTGAACGTGCATTGGAAAGGCAAAAAGGGAGCAATAAACGTCTCGGTGTAGTTCTGGAAGAGATGGGCGTCATTACCGGCGATGAATTGGTAGACGCACTTGCCAGTCAATACGGATTTAAGACCGTCAAGAACTTATTATCCTATTCCTATTCACAAGAATTGCTTGACTTGATACCCGAAGACCTGGCGGTACAGAAACAAATCTTCCCACTTAAGCAGAAAGAAGGGATGCTTGCCATAGCAATAACCGACCCGTTCGACAACGATTCAGTCGATTACCTGGCTAAAAAAACCGGTTTGAAGATAATACCCGTTCTAGCTACAAGTAAAGATATTATGGAGGCGGTCAGGAAATACTACCTGAAAGGGGTTGAACAGGGAAGCAGGCATAAAGTTCTCGTGGTTGATGACTCAAAGTCGATCGCCACGATCATCGAAGTAGCACTGCAAAAGG
This genomic window contains:
- a CDS encoding response regulator; the protein is MKKHLGDLLVEAGIITVKTLERALERQKGSNKRLGVVLEEMGVITGDELVDALASQYGFKTVKNLLSYSYSQELLDLIPEDLAVQKQIFPLKQKEGMLAIAITDPFDNDSVDYLAKKTGLKIIPVLATSKDIMEAVRKYYLKGVEQGSRHKVLVVDDSKSIATIIEVALQKEGYEVVVGYDGLEGLKLALHHKPDLVICDAVMPRMDGYGLLRALKANPETAQIPIILLTSKASAEEENTALISGFTDFIAKPVMPMRVISRVKRTFEIIQNMKK